The Halotia branconii CENA392 region ATTGACCGGATGATTGCCGATCTTTTACAAGTAGGTCGAGGCAACGATACAGAGTTGCCTATATTACCGCAAAAAATGGAACTAGGCCAACTCTGTTTTGATGTATTAGAGGAATTACGCGATCGCTACACCGCTAAATCCCAAAAAATGGAGACAGATATACCCCAGGACTTACCTTATGTATATGCCGATCAAGAACGTATACGTCAGGTGTTGGTGAATCTGTTAGATAATGCCATTAAATACACACCAGAAGGTGGCAAAATTAGTATTGCTGGGTTGCATCGCACTACTCAAAAAGTTCAGTTTAGTATCGGCGATAACGGCCCTGGTATTCCTCTAGAAAATCGCGATCGCATTTTTGAAAACCATTTCCGTCTGCAACGAGATGAAAAAACAGAAGGCTACGGCATTGGTCTTTGTTTATGTCAACGTATTGTTAGGGCACACTACGGTCAAATTTGGGTAGACACTGCCCCCAATGGGGGAGCATGGTTCCACTTCACTTTGCCAGTGTATCCCTCTTAGTCAATGGTCAAATCAATTAAAAATTAAAAATGTAAAATTAAGAATTAAAGACAATTAGTGGAGGCTTTGACTCGTACTCCTACGGCGAAGCGAGCTACGCGTAGCGTCTCCGTAATAAGCTTGATATATCTAGGTTTCAGCAGTTTTTAGCCTCCAAAATATCAAAGTCCCACTGACAACTGATAACTAATAAACACTCAATTAAGAACAATGCGATCGCGCCCTTCTGCTTTAGCGCGATAAAGTGCTGTGTCTGCCGTCACAATTAAATTTAAAGGTGAAGATTCCCAAGTAGGAATAATAGTAGATACTCCTATACTGAGGGTGACAGACTGACTTACCGTAGATCCACTGTGAGCAATTTGTAAATTTCTAACTCCCGCTTGTATTGCCTTAGCAACATGAATTGCACCCTCTGCATGAGTATATGGCATAATCACAGCAAATTCCTCACCACCATAACGTGCCACTAAATCTTGATGTTTTTGTGCCTTATGGCTTAAAACAGCGCCTACCTTTTGTAAGCAGAGATCGCCAGCCGGATGGCCATATTGATCGTTGTAAAATTTAAAGAAATCTATGTCGCATAAAATTAACGACAGGGGAGACCCCTCCTGTGCCAAATTAATCCACTGTGTATTTAGATAATCGTCAAAGCGACGACGATTAGCCAACCCCGTTAAGCCATCAACGTTAGCTAGTTGCTGTAAAGCCAAGTTTGCCTCTTCTAACTGTTTATATACTTGCCCTTGCTGCAACAATTGTCGTAACCGCTGGCGCAACACCGCCCAGTGAATTGGTTTAGTGACATAATCTGTCGCCCCTGCCTCAAAAGCACGGTCTACAGAATGTTCATCATCTAAACTTGTGATCATCAGTATCGGAGTACGTCCCCATAACTTTGAAATTACGGTATTACCCAAGCCAGAGTCAGTATCTAAGCTGGCAAGTGCTGACATCAAATTATTTTTAGCAATTTGGAGTAAATGTTTACAACAAGTAAACCCATCCATCACAGGCATGACAGCATCTAGCAAAACTATATCTGGTTTGACATTCTCATAAGCATCTAAACACTGCTTACCATCAGTAACCTCAACTACACGATAGCCTTCTTGTTCCATAGCTTTACGCAACAGCACTCGGATGGCCTTGTCATCATCAGCCACCAGAATTACTGGAGGTTGTTTAGAAAGAGAAAATGGGCTTATGCCTGACATGAGTTGCGTTCCACAGAAAATGAAAGTATCGGGTAGAGACAGACCAGAACCTGGCACTCGTAGCCAAATTGCTTGTGAAAAAGAGTTGTTTACATTTAGAACCTTACTCAAAGGTCTTATTTGATAGAAGACCAATGAAACACTAATGGTAAGTGAAACAATTGCTCATTTGTTACTAGACGGCAAGAATTAGATAGAGTATCCTTGCAAAATTCACATAATTTTTAAGTGTTCGATGCCACTAATCATTGGTTTAAAAATTTGTCTAACCAGGAAATTTCAGAAATATTTTGAAAATGTTCTCCGATGCGATTGCATAGAAAAAATTTTTTCTGCATGAGAGTTACAATTTTTAGCCAAAGTGTGTCTGCCTTCATAGCCTTCTGCTGTTGGACAATAAATTGCTCAATTGTTTGGAGTCGAAAAAAAGATAGATAACTATAGGACTCATATTTGATTTGGAGAAAAAACTTAGTACACCCTTAAATCCCTTTTTTCCTGCGATGCACTGAGTTTCGACTGCGCTCAACTACCGCGTAGCCGAAGTGTTTTCCGTTAAGAGTTCCCCGTTCCCTCCCTACGCAAATATGTTCATTAATCAAATCGGATTGATATAAGTTGCATAAACTATTTATTTAAAATTCAAAAGTAATGTTTACCTTTTGACGGCTTTGGTAGAAAATGCTACTCTTATATTTCCCCAATCGTATAGTGTAATTGCAATTTTGAAGCAAACTGAGCAAAACTTTAAATGTATACCTCAATTCTTTACTTTATATAGGACTCATATTTGATTTTTGAAAAAATTCAGTACACCTCAAAGAGCCTTGTTCCCTGTTCCCTGCGATGCACTGAGCGTAGCCGAAGTGTTCCCTGCTTATACAAGTAATTTCACCAAATCAAACCGGATTCCTATAGTTACTTTAGATACATTCTGAGGATAATATAAGCAGTTAGCAAACTGCAATCCGAAAATAACTAATACTCAATCTTGTTGTGACTAGACTGTAACTCATTTAGAGTCATTGCCAGCCTTGAACATACTCATATTTAGGGGTAATTACATAACTTACATCAACTTAATATTAAGTTGCGTGCAAAACTTGATTATCTGGTTACTGCTCGTACCATTTTTTTATAGTTTTAGACTAAAAATGAATAAAGCCCAGTTATTTTGGGAATTTAATTTAAAATCTCTATTTCAACCTGATAAAATGCTCAAATAAGTCACAATTCCTTTTGGTTAAGCTGTCTTAGTCGTTAAAGATTCACCTAATCAAGATAGACAACTTTTTTTAAACGAACTTGTATTGCTTAAAATGAGATAAAAAGATTAAATGAAGTTTAATCTACTTCTCTATAAAAATTCTCATGATCTACGCATGGACTACGATTTCACATCATTGCAAGCAAAGCAAAGTAATCGCAAAGGCTTAGTTTTTCATTATGAGTGCATCAGTCCTAAATTAGGATTAGATTGGCTAGTCAAAACTAAATTTATGTATTATTATGCCAGATAATCAATCAATTACTTTTAAAGATATTGGCCGAAATCAAACTCTATTTAGGTTTAGAATAAATGCCAGATTCATTAATGTATCAACAAGATAATTTTGTTGTTCTAGAAACAAACCAACCAGAACAATTCCTGACATCATCAGAATTATTAGAAAAACTGAAAACTGTTTTGCAAAAAATTAATTCCCAGGATTTACCACCAGATTTACACAAATTTGATTCTGCGGAAGCTCAAGCACAATATTTAATAGACACAAGTTGTGAGTTAGACATTAGTCCTGGAGAATATTTACAGTGGTATGCAGTACGTATGGAAAAGTAATCTCTTAGTCAAGAGCCAATAGTAATTTAAAACAAAACTATTGACTTTTAATTAATTATTCTTGTTTAGCAGTAATTAATGCTAGCTCAATTTTATTTTCATTTGGTTGCGTTATTTTAACTTCTACTCCTGGGCCAAAATATTTGGTCATTTTTTCCTGCTTTTCCTGCCAGTCGTTAATGGATATACGCGGCGAATCAAATTCTAAAATCAAGGTATAAGCGCCATTAACTTCTGTTTCTCGTAAACCTGTAACTATTGGTCGTTCTTCATCTGTAGGACTCAGATTCAGAAAAGATAAAGCCCTATCTAAATGCGCCTCTTGACCATAGCAATATCTAGTAATATCTTTGCGAATTTTATTTTGAGTCACAGTTGCTTGCTGTTTTCGCAAGAGCAATACTGACGGCGTTGTAGCTTGGCTGAAGGGTACAGGCTTCATCTCATTGGCTTTGAGTGCCAATCCTCCCAGTAGTAGAGGAAAACCGTAAAAAAATCCTACAAGGTTTAGTGTGGCATTATTAGCAGCGTAGGCAACGAAACCAATAATGGTTAATATGCTGCCGACGGTTAAACCGAGTGTTCCCAAAGAGATTTGGCGTAACATGAGCTGAGGATAGTATAGACTTTTAATATATCAGTTTTATTATCATCGGCTATAAATAACAACTTAGGGAAGAGCAATAACTCAGAACCTGAGATTTATCAATAAACTTACCTAGCATAGTAGAGGAGAAAAAAGCAGACTATTAAAAACAGTAAAGAAGCCCATAACATAAGTCTTTTGAACGCTAGTGACGCTCGCAGGTTCGCTACCGCTTTGCCAACGCTCAAATTGGGGAACCCATCAACGCGACAGGCTGCTTTTGACTTTTGCGCAACAGTACTAGGTTAAGCTAGGAGATACAAGCCTTACCTTTTTTAAGTTAACTTTAAATTTGAAGATATTTAGGGGTTGAAAGAAAAAAATGGATTTACAGACTATAAAAGAACGAATTGCCGTAGTTCAAAATAAACGCGAATACTTGCTCAGCCTTTTAGAACAACCTAACTTAGGAGTTTTGAGAGTTGATGTAAATCAAGCTCTAGAAGAACTCGATGAGTTAGTTGACGAATTTAAACGCACCATTCCCGAAACTGGAAATTAATTAAGCAGTATTAGGGGCAGAAATACAATTAAGTGGAATCGTCAATTGGCGGTTCCACCGATGCTTATTAAGAATGCAATAATTTTCGTTTTCTCAAGTCTAGCTAATATTGTGATAATCAACCCGCAACTTTGCAGCATAATTTATCCTACGACAGAAGCGTCTTTTGAACGCTTTCCTAGCTGCTTTACCAAAGCGATGAGTTCAGTCGTTGAGACATCTTTCTTACAAACATCATCAAAATTAGGCATTGCTTGTGTCTGTACAAAACTCATGTCTTCTACTGAAGAGTAAGCTAATATTTGAGTTTGTGGAGAAATAGCTTTAATATGGCTAGAAGCACTCCAGCCATCCATGACTGGCATCTGTAAATCTAAAACAATCACATCAGGGTGATGGCGTTTCACCATTTCAATAGCTTCTTGACCATTACTAGCTAACCCTACTACTTGAATATTTTCCTGACAAGAAAAAGCTAATTGTAAGGTTAAACGAGTTAACTCGTGATCATCTGCGACTAGAACACGCAACGTAGAAAACTCACAGGATAACATTAACATTCAAGGGAAAGAAAATAATTAAGAACGATAACTTCATATAGTTTAAGGGAACAAGCACCAGCAATCACTCTATCTTATGGATGAATACATTGTCTTTTATCTATAGAGATTGATTAATAAACTTGTGAATAAATTTGAGTTTGCTAAAAACTCAACTTGAATTTAGTTGTCTGTATAAGAAAAACTTTTTTAATATCAATCAAATTTTAGACTATGCCTGTTGAACGTAATGCCATATTCATGAGGGTTTTTTGAGAGTTAGTTTCTGGACTATCCTCATGGGTTTGACGTTGGACATAACTGCCATCAGGTTGTAAATCCCACGCTTGACGGTTATCTGCTAACATAATTCCCATAATTTCTTGCAAATCTTTGGCAATGTCTGAGTCTTTAACTAAGGTGATTACTTCTACTCTGCGGTCTAGGTTACGACGCATCCAGTCAGCACTGCCAATATAAATTTCTTCTTGTTCGTTGTTATAGAAATAAAAAATTCGGGAGTGTTCTAAAAATCGACCGATAATGCTGATGACGCGAATATTTTCACTAACATCTTTGAGTCCAGGACGCAAACAGCAAATACCCCGAATAATTAAATCAATTTGTACTCCAGCGCGGGAAGCTTCGTATAAAGTAGTAATAATTTGTGGGTCAACTAAAGAGTTCATTTTGGCAACAATGCGCCCAGAAAACCCATTTTGGACATTCTCCATTTCACGATGAATTAATGATAAAAAGCGATCGCGCATATTTACAGGTGCAACCAGCAACTCTCGATAAGACTTTTGCAGAGAATAGCCTGTTAAAAAATTAAATATATCTGTAATATCAGCACCCAATTCTTCCCGACAGCTAAATAATCCTAAGTCTGTATACAGTCGCGCTGTTTTGGGATTATAGTTGCCAGTGCCAATATGCACATAACGACGCATCCGATCTTTTTCTCGCCGCACCACTAAAACAATTTTGCTATGGGTTTTGAGACCAACTAAACCATAGACAACATGAACGCCAACTCTTTCTAAACGTCTCGCCCAGTAAATATTATTTTCTTCGTCAAACCGGGCTTTTAATTCGACTAATACAGATACTTGTTTTCCATTTTCGGCAGCAGCAATTAAGGCGTTAACTATAGGCGAATCTCCTGAAGTCCGGTAAAGAGTCATCTTAATCGCTAACACATTCGGATCGTGAGCAGCATGGGTAATAAATCGTACTACTGTTGCTGAGAATGATTGATAAGGATGGTGAACCAGCAAATCCTTTTCCCGAATCACAGCAAAAAAATCCTTACCTTCTTCCATATCCAAGGCATCTGGACTTAAACTCGGCTCTTTTAGCCGTTGCAGACGGGAATGGACTACAGACTGGCGTGGTGGATCTTTGAGTTCTGGCAATGGTAATGCCATGAAATACATTAAATCCCGCAGTCCTAAAAGACCATCTACTTCATAAACATCACTTTCTGTCAATTCTAAATCTTGCAACAATCTAGAACGGATGGCTTCAGGAGTCTGGGATTGAATTTCTAGCCTAACTGGAGTTCCACCCATGCGGCGTTTTCGCAGTTCTTGCTCGATCGCTAGCAATAAATCATCGGCTTCATCTTCTTCTAAAGCCAAATCAGCATCGCGGGTAATCCGGAAAGGATGATATTCTTGAATATTCATTCCCGGAAATAAAGACTCTAGATTGTGAGCGATCGCCTGTTCTAAAGGTACACCTGTCCAGTTAACGGGTTGTTCGTTTTCCTGAATCCCTAACTCTGGGGGTAAAGGCAAAAATCGCGGCAAAACGCTAGGGACTTTGACTCTAGCAAAAAATTCTTCTTCGGTATCGGGGTTTTTGACCACAACTGCCAAATTCAAGCTGAGATTGGAAATGTAGGGAAAGGGATGGCTAGGGTCAACAGCCAAAGGAGTTAAAACCGGAAATATTTGGTCTTCATAGTAATTATCCAAATAAGTCCGCTGTTTTTGAGACAAATTAATGTAATCGAGGATATGAATCCCGTGACTTGCTAATAGCGGTTGTAATGCTTGGTCAAAATGTTGGTGCTGTTTTGTTATCTGAGGAACGAGGGTAGACCGAATATCATCTAACTGTTGTTGTGGTGTCCGTCCATCGGGAGTTAACTGGCTAACTTTTGCTTCTACCTGTTGTTTCAAAGCCGCAACCCGCACCATGAAGAACTCATCTAAGTTGGAACTAAATATTGCCAAAAACTTGAGCCTTTCAAGTAGTGGCGTTCTGGGGTCACAGGCTTCATGTAATACCCGATTGTTAAACTCTAACCAGCTTAACTCGCGGTTAAGATAATATTGTGGATCGTTCAAATTGATGGGAGTAGCGCTCTTTTTCGATTTCGGCATGGCGATCGCAGGGTAGCCAGGTGTAGCCCAGACAACTGGAGAACAATAAATATAGTAGATGAAATCGGGCGATCGCTTCTAGCCCTAGATTATACATATCTAAGGTTTTTGGGCTGGTTCATTGTCCTTAATTTCTTTAACTGCGGCTGCAACTGGTAACTTGAGATTTTGGTCGTAGACGAAATCCTTACTAATTGCTACTTGGAGATTAGGTAAAGTTATGCCGTTGGTGATGCCTTCTTGAGCCGGAACCCTTAATGTGTAGTTACCAACAGGAACGCCATCTAGACGATAAAGACCAAATTGGTCAGTCATGGTTGTAGAAACTCGTTTTCCTTCGGCATCAATTAGCTCTACTTCCACTTCTGACATCGGTTGGCCAGTAACATCGGTGATTCTACCTGCCATACCATACTCTAAGTTGGCAGGGAAATCTAAGCGAGTTACAGCAGAACTTGCCACCTCAGCTACTATAGTTGTTTTCTTCAAGGAAAGTTCTACAGGTAATTGTTCTGGTTCAATTTCAACTATATAGACACCTTCTGGTAAATTACCAACGAAGAAGTTCCCTTGGGAATCAGTTTTGGCTGCACCAGCGCTTTGGTTGCGGTTATTGAATACCCGGACAATAGATCCACTTAAATCAAAACCTTGTTTTTTTCCTTCTACTAAAATTCGCCCAGCTATTCCCCCTCGATCTTTACCAATAGAGATATAGTTAGATGGAGCCATTCTGCCACCAGCAAAAGATAAATCTGATACTAGCGAAATTGTTAAGCGATCATCACCAAAACCGCCAAAAAGGTTTCTAGTTCTAGATGGAATGCCTTGATACTCAGCTCTTGCAAATAAACCAGGTAGAACCTGCATACTAGCACCTACAATTGGCCCAACATCTCCATCACTATATGCCATTCCTAAACGCCAACTCAGACCTGATAGACTGCGAGCATTACGATTAAGCGTCATTGTATAACGATTGGCTAAATTACCACCAAATTCGCCGCCCAATGATAGTAAATAATCTCGGTTTAAGTTATAGCTAAAATCGCTTGTATAAACATCACCAAAAGTATTAAACGACAGTCTACTATTTCGTGTTGGTTGATAAAAAGCATTGAATAAATAGCGCCCTTCAATATCAGGTCTACCTCTCAAAGATAAGCCTGAAAAAGGCCTCATATAGAAAGTTGGTGCAATGTGAGCAGTAGAGTTACTTTGATCTTGGTAATTGCGAGTAATAACTCCTAGATTAAAATCGTTATTAAACTTATATTGAAATTCCAGACTATGGTTAAAGCGATCGCGCGATTGATTACTATACAGATATCCCGATGGAAATAATTCTGAATTACCGATAATTTGTAATTTATCTAACTGAATATCTAAGTCTGCTGTATAACCAATTCCACCGCGAGATGTACCAACACTAGCAGCTAAAATTGCGGGATTAGCTAAACGCCAAACTAAGCCCGCTTGGGCTTGTGTTGTATCGGGTAAAACTTGTAATGCCCCTTCTAATGTTAAATCATTAGAAATACCTTGGCGCACCTGATAAAATGCCGCAAGTTTACCTGAGTCAACAGAATTAAAATCATCAAACAAAGTATTTTGGATTAAGTTTCCAGTTAAGCCTAACCCTCCTAGTTGAAGAGTTCCACCAGACGGTAGTAGCAAATCAGAAACATTAATCCTCAAAGAACGAATTTCAACTGGTAAATTTGGATTGTTTCGGTCAAATACTAAAAGTTCAATGTCGTTAGTTTGACTTGGAGGCAAATTGACATCTATAAATTCGTATTCTCCACTCAGTCCTACTTGCTGTTGAGCAACTATAACTCCGCTAACTCTTAACTGTACAAAACTTGCTGGTGGAACTACACCCCGAAATGTTTGTACAGGTTGAGAGCGTCTAGGTAAAAGCTCATTAGCGTTGTAAGCTGTAGAAAATCTACTTTTGGGTAGATTAGTATAACCAAATTGCGCTCCGGTTAAGTTAACGCCATTAATTAGAGGATGTAAACTGATTTGTTGTCGTCCCACCTGATAAAGAAATTGACCAGAACGCTTAAAGAAAAAGTATTCAGTAATGTCAGGTTGGTTAACAAAATTGTTATCTAAACGTACTCGCCATGCTCCGTCTAATAAACGTCCTCCTAAAAGAGTAGAACTACGCCAGCTTGTGTCTCCAGAATTGTTGGTAAACTGTAACTCTTGTCTGAGATTTGAAAGCCCACTACTAGCAGGTCTAACTTCTGGTTGCAATTCAGCTGCTTGAGAACTAGATTGTCCATCACCTCTTCGCCAAGGTACATCCACAATCAAAGCTAAATCTGCTGAATTTAGTTCAATATTTGTAGCTAGTTTTTCGCGTAAAACAATATCACTGATATATGTAACACCGTTAATCTCTTTGAGATCGTCATCTGCGATCGCAACTACTCCTAAAGGAGTTTTAAGTTGGGTTTTACCGTCTATGTTTTCAACGGTAAATCCAGTAAGTTGGGCAAAATTTAATAATGGAAGTAATAATATTTTTCCCTCTTGCACAACATCTAAACTGCCAACTTCTCGCTGGTTAATGATTACTCCCAGTAATAAATTTTGTGATGTGGCTAAAATATTATCACTGAGAGTATTTGTCGAATCATTATTTTTTTCTACTGGGGTTTCTTTGGTGTCAGTAGTAATCGATTTTGGCGAGGCGACTGGTAATGTGAGATTTTGAGCAACTACTTGTTTTCCCATTTGTTCCTGAGAGCAGGACTGTAGTAAGTCATTTGGGGAAAATTCAGCTGTTGATAATATTTCTGGTGCAGCAGGCGCGGCGATCGCTTTTGCAATTATCTCAGATTTTTTGCTATTGTTATCATCCAGCGGTGGTTTGCAAGAAACATTCTCAGACTGTAAGATTGTAACTGTTGGGGGTGGTGTTGGGTTTTGGTAGAACATATTTAAACACAAAAATTCCTACAAGCAGCCTAGAAAGCTTCTTGGCTGCAACATGATTTTTAAGAAAAACAAAAAATAACCCAGTTGCCGGGAAACTCAAAGCTTTGAAACTGCAAAAACTATTTACTACGAAGAGAGTTTCGGAGGTTTCGCACAGCCGGTTTAACTTGAGCCTCGATAGTATTAGCTACTGGAACTGTAAATGGAATACCTTTGTTGATGGCTACACCACTCAAATCTCCATTAATGTCTAATACGTAATTTCCAGGCGGTAAATTTTTGGTAATTGGTAGCTGAAGTTGACGGCGGTTATTAGGTAGTACTGGTGAAAAGGGTAAATATCCTGCGTCTACTACATTTTCTGGGAGCTTGGCATTGGGCTTGTCTACATTAGCTATAGGTTTTGTAGCCTCAGAACCGGGATATTTAGCAGCAGGCCAAATGGCATATTGACCATTCAATCGCACATAAGCATTACCTTGATTAGAAACGTCAAATACCGCGTTTTGAGTTTTCTTTTTGGTGTCTACAGCTACAGAATTAAGTACACCAGTTCTTTTTACGTCTCCGACATAACCATAGATGACAACACCTATTTGAGAGATGACCCTCATTTTGGTTTTAGGGTCAACTTGATTTTTAGGAGAAACTTCTTGGAGATAAAGTACAGCCCGGTGTTCTCCTGGTTTGGGTTGGGTTTTAGGACGAATTGCAAAGCGGATAGTTTGGGCGCCACGTGCAGGAATTATAAATCGGGAAGGGGTAAAAACAATCCACTGGTCTAAAGATTCCGCAGTGGGTGCAACATCTTGTAGTTTGTTGTCTTGACTCATCACCCAAGACCGAACAAAAGCCTTAATTTCTACTGGTTTGGAAGAAAGGTTTAGAAGGCGAATAGACTGAGAACGAGTATTTTTGCTATTGATTTCTAATTCAAATCGGGAGGGAGTTACACCAACATTTAGTGCTGTAGCAGGTGGCATTCCCAGAGCTAACAACCCGATTGCACTTAAGGCTATATTTCTAAATTTTGGAAACATCTGCAATGAAATGATTGATTTTTGCACACACTATAAAGACGCTATTTCTTGATGGAAATCAGAAACTTAGTGTTGATTTATTGTCACCGTCAAATCGCCACCATAAGCACCAGCTGACTGAGCTGTTGAGAGATCCATTTTTAAGCGAACGCCTCCCTGTATCAGCGCTGTATTGCTATTTTGATCGCGAGAAACTTCAATGATAGGCAGTGGTTCTAAAGCAACTGAAACAGCAGATTCAGAACGCCTATCATTACTAACTGCATTGCTTCGACCATTTTCAGCTCTAATTTCATAAGTGGCATTCAGAAAACCCACTTGCTCTAGGGGAACTCGCATTTGCCAAAGTGCTGGCAATTCGCGGGTGATAATAGTATCGAAGCGGGGAGGAGCTAGCAAATTCTCCTGGGCAACTGACTCAGTGACAGCAGCAGGTGAAATTTCTGATGGTGCAAGAGGAGGAATTACTAGTTTTTGAGGAGTCGATAACTGATAAATTTCCGTAGGCTCGGCACTACTGAATAAATATTGTGCTAGAGTTTGGGGCTGGTGCAGTAAAAGAAGCGCTGCGATTGTGCCCAAGCAGCTAATGACTTGATTCCGTGACATATTGCTGACATCACAGTTATGTGTATTTGGTGAATTTTGGAAGGTTAGGGATTACAAAAGACTTCCAAAAGGGAGGTTGTAGGGAGTACTTTCAGTACTAAAAATCTAATAAATGGAGGCTATGAAGAACAGGATTTAGTTGCACATCAGTAGCCTCGATTTAATTTAGTTAGCGCTTTGCTGAATCCTAGAATGAGGTATAATTAGAGAGTCTAATCTTCTAATAATTTTCCTTCGCTAAAATCAGCAATATCAGCCATAGAGAAGTAGCTGTTACTCAGCAGTAGCTGTAACTGTAATTTCGCCTCCAGTATAAGCACCTGCGTCAGAGATACCACCGGAGCCATTTAAGTTCAGGCTCAAAGTAACACCACTAACAAAGGGGTTGATTAAGCCAGGTACATTAGCGAAATTCATCATAGGAGTAACGCCGGCAATTTGGATTGTTGCACCATTAGTTGCGGTGAGAGTAGGAGTTTTTACAGTGGTAGCAACTGTAACACCATTGCCGCGAGGGCTGTTAGACCATATAGCGAACACCTCTGGGATGTCCTTGTTAACTTGGAGGTTTCCTCCTGTTAAATAAAAGGGTGATGTCTGATCCAGTCCACTGGTGGTTCCATCTGCTATACCAGATTTATCTGTACCAAAAAATCCGGTTCCACTTGTATTTAGTGTTGCAGCGGTTAAATCTGTAGGTAGAATAGATACATCAATGGTGTCAACAGTTCTCAAATATAGTACTTCAGGTACAGTTACTTGAACATTGACATCACTAGAACCTGAAATTTGTGCGTGGGCTGGTGCAGCGAAAATGGTGCTACCCAAAGCGGCGGCACTGGCGGCAATAATGGCTACAATTTTGCTCTTCATGATCAAAAATTTCTCCCTATTTCTGTGTTTGTGTTAGTTCTGATACTTTGCTGGGCAAATAAATTGCCTAAACCTTAAAAATCTTGTGAACGCTAAACTACAATCAATCAATTTGGTTTATCACTGAATT contains the following coding sequences:
- a CDS encoding GGDEF domain-containing response regulator, which codes for MSGISPFSLSKQPPVILVADDDKAIRVLLRKAMEQEGYRVVEVTDGKQCLDAYENVKPDIVLLDAVMPVMDGFTCCKHLLQIAKNNLMSALASLDTDSGLGNTVISKLWGRTPILMITSLDDEHSVDRAFEAGATDYVTKPIHWAVLRQRLRQLLQQGQVYKQLEEANLALQQLANVDGLTGLANRRRFDDYLNTQWINLAQEGSPLSLILCDIDFFKFYNDQYGHPAGDLCLQKVGAVLSHKAQKHQDLVARYGGEEFAVIMPYTHAEGAIHVAKAIQAGVRNLQIAHSGSTVSQSVTLSIGVSTIIPTWESSPLNLIVTADTALYRAKAEGRDRIVLN
- a CDS encoding chlororespiratory reduction protein 7, encoding MPDSLMYQQDNFVVLETNQPEQFLTSSELLEKLKTVLQKINSQDLPPDLHKFDSAEAQAQYLIDTSCELDISPGEYLQWYAVRMEK
- a CDS encoding DUF2854 domain-containing protein, with protein sequence MLRQISLGTLGLTVGSILTIIGFVAYAANNATLNLVGFFYGFPLLLGGLALKANEMKPVPFSQATTPSVLLLRKQQATVTQNKIRKDITRYCYGQEAHLDRALSFLNLSPTDEERPIVTGLRETEVNGAYTLILEFDSPRISINDWQEKQEKMTKYFGPGVEVKITQPNENKIELALITAKQE
- a CDS encoding response regulator, which produces MLMLSCEFSTLRVLVADDHELTRLTLQLAFSCQENIQVVGLASNGQEAIEMVKRHHPDVIVLDLQMPVMDGWSASSHIKAISPQTQILAYSSVEDMSFVQTQAMPNFDDVCKKDVSTTELIALVKQLGKRSKDASVVG
- the ppk1 gene encoding polyphosphate kinase 1, whose protein sequence is MPKSKKSATPINLNDPQYYLNRELSWLEFNNRVLHEACDPRTPLLERLKFLAIFSSNLDEFFMVRVAALKQQVEAKVSQLTPDGRTPQQQLDDIRSTLVPQITKQHQHFDQALQPLLASHGIHILDYINLSQKQRTYLDNYYEDQIFPVLTPLAVDPSHPFPYISNLSLNLAVVVKNPDTEEEFFARVKVPSVLPRFLPLPPELGIQENEQPVNWTGVPLEQAIAHNLESLFPGMNIQEYHPFRITRDADLALEEDEADDLLLAIEQELRKRRMGGTPVRLEIQSQTPEAIRSRLLQDLELTESDVYEVDGLLGLRDLMYFMALPLPELKDPPRQSVVHSRLQRLKEPSLSPDALDMEEGKDFFAVIREKDLLVHHPYQSFSATVVRFITHAAHDPNVLAIKMTLYRTSGDSPIVNALIAAAENGKQVSVLVELKARFDEENNIYWARRLERVGVHVVYGLVGLKTHSKIVLVVRREKDRMRRYVHIGTGNYNPKTARLYTDLGLFSCREELGADITDIFNFLTGYSLQKSYRELLVAPVNMRDRFLSLIHREMENVQNGFSGRIVAKMNSLVDPQIITTLYEASRAGVQIDLIIRGICCLRPGLKDVSENIRVISIIGRFLEHSRIFYFYNNEQEEIYIGSADWMRRNLDRRVEVITLVKDSDIAKDLQEIMGIMLADNRQAWDLQPDGSYVQRQTHEDSPETNSQKTLMNMALRSTGIV
- a CDS encoding carboxypeptidase regulatory-like domain-containing protein, which codes for MFYQNPTPPPTVTILQSENVSCKPPLDDNNSKKSEIIAKAIAAPAAPEILSTAEFSPNDLLQSCSQEQMGKQVVAQNLTLPVASPKSITTDTKETPVEKNNDSTNTLSDNILATSQNLLLGVIINQREVGSLDVVQEGKILLLPLLNFAQLTGFTVENIDGKTQLKTPLGVVAIADDDLKEINGVTYISDIVLREKLATNIELNSADLALIVDVPWRRGDGQSSSQAAELQPEVRPASSGLSNLRQELQFTNNSGDTSWRSSTLLGGRLLDGAWRVRLDNNFVNQPDITEYFFFKRSGQFLYQVGRQQISLHPLINGVNLTGAQFGYTNLPKSRFSTAYNANELLPRRSQPVQTFRGVVPPASFVQLRVSGVIVAQQQVGLSGEYEFIDVNLPPSQTNDIELLVFDRNNPNLPVEIRSLRINVSDLLLPSGGTLQLGGLGLTGNLIQNTLFDDFNSVDSGKLAAFYQVRQGISNDLTLEGALQVLPDTTQAQAGLVWRLANPAILAASVGTSRGGIGYTADLDIQLDKLQIIGNSELFPSGYLYSNQSRDRFNHSLEFQYKFNNDFNLGVITRNYQDQSNSTAHIAPTFYMRPFSGLSLRGRPDIEGRYLFNAFYQPTRNSRLSFNTFGDVYTSDFSYNLNRDYLLSLGGEFGGNLANRYTMTLNRNARSLSGLSWRLGMAYSDGDVGPIVGASMQVLPGLFARAEYQGIPSRTRNLFGGFGDDRLTISLVSDLSFAGGRMAPSNYISIGKDRGGIAGRILVEGKKQGFDLSGSIVRVFNNRNQSAGAAKTDSQGNFFVGNLPEGVYIVEIEPEQLPVELSLKKTTIVAEVASSAVTRLDFPANLEYGMAGRITDVTGQPMSEVEVELIDAEGKRVSTTMTDQFGLYRLDGVPVGNYTLRVPAQEGITNGITLPNLQVAISKDFVYDQNLKLPVAAAVKEIKDNEPAQKP